ATCCGGCCATGCGCACGTAGCCGCCGAGCGGCACCAGCGCCACGCGGTAGACCGTCTCGCCGAACTGCCTGGCGAAGACCGTCGGCCCAAAACCCATCGAAAAGACCCGGACTTCGACGTCGCACCACTTGCCGACGAGGAAATGACCGAGCTCATGGACGAAAATGACGACCGCAAGTACGAGGATTGCGGCCAGAAGACTGCCTGAAGCCATAGGGTCCTTTTTACACCGCGCAGGGCGGCACAAGAAATCAGGAATCGGCCGGCGGCGAAGGCTCAGGCCCAGGCGAGGCTCGCATAGTAATATATGAAGACGATCGGGAGGATCATGCTGTCGGTGCGATCGAGCACCCCACCATGCCCCGGAATGATCCATCCGGAGTCCTTGGCGTCGTACGCGCGCTTGATCATCGACTCCGACAGGTCGCCGAGCTGCGACAGCACCGACATCATCGCGGTCACCAGCATCGATTCGACGAAGCCGAAGCGTCGCACGAGGATCAGCTGGAACAGCGTTCCGATCACCACGGCCGCGGCGACGGAACCGACCGCGCCTTCGACCGTTTTGTTCGGACTGACCGTCGGCCACAGCTTCCGGTGTCCGTACGCGCGCCCCGCGAAGTAGCCGCCGGCGTCACTCGCCATCGCCGTCGCGAGCACGAAGAACACGAGGCCCGGACCGTGATCGATGTTGCGCAGCCACAGCAGGTGCGGAAGCAGCAGGCCTCCGTACAGCGCCGCGAACAGGATTTCGCCGGCGCCGACGACGCTCAGATTCATGTCTTCGGCAGTGGCGAGCGTGCCGAGCAGCACGCCGATCAGCGCCACGACGATCCCCGCCGACAGCGTCGCGCCGGACGAATCGACGAGCATCGACAGCGCAATGGCCATGCCCGCGCCGGCCGTCAGCATCTTCGCGCTCTGGATCTTGACCTTCTGCATCTCGGCGAGCTCGAGCAGCGAGACCAGCGTGCAGGCGAGCACGACCAGCGAATAGATTCCGGAGGGAGCGCGCAGGATCAGCCAGCTCAGCAGCGGAATCGCGACGATTGCAGTCAGGATACGCTGTCGGAGCATTCAGGCCTCC
The window above is part of the Candidatus Limnocylindrales bacterium genome. Proteins encoded here:
- a CDS encoding phosphatidate cytidylyltransferase, encoding MLRQRILTAIVAIPLLSWLILRAPSGIYSLVVLACTLVSLLELAEMQKVKIQSAKMLTAGAGMAIALSMLVDSSGATLSAGIVVALIGVLLGTLATAEDMNLSVVGAGEILFAALYGGLLLPHLLWLRNIDHGPGLVFFVLATAMASDAGGYFAGRAYGHRKLWPTVSPNKTVEGAVGSVAAAVVIGTLFQLILVRRFGFVESMLVTAMMSVLSQLGDLSESMIKRAYDAKDSGWIIPGHGGVLDRTDSMILPIVFIYYYASLAWA